AAGTTAGGTTTGGAATATTGGGTTGGGCATCGATTTTTTTTCTAGGTTTTTTAGACCATCACTGGCCGTTATCTTCATCGACGCTCGTTGTTGCCTTCATAAACTTTCTCACATCTCTGCAACTAAAAGACTCTGTAAATCGTAACCTATCAATtgcctttttttttgtttgattaaaataatttataCTGGCTCTTTATTTTGTGAATATCTTGTTGTTGTTCATTTGCTTActgttaatatttttttttatttatattgattCTTAATTTAGGCTTGATTTGTTTGAAGGATTTGAGGTTTTTGGGTTGGTGTTGTTGTTCTTAGAGACaatatgtttttaatttttctgttttgTAGTTTTGCATTTGTTTAATTTgatttagttttagttttagttttttttattttttgttttagtttttaagataaaaaagtaatatttttttgaattaaattaaaaatatttacattttttatattatttaaaattaaattaaatttatttttatttgaaaatttatttttaattcattaattaataaaactcaAAGGTATTTTGatcatattaaaaattatttaactaaaattgGGCTTAAGGTATATTTTAATCGGCCGATCGATACAAAACAAATGGtcaattattttatcaaaatttgTCTTGCATGTATGTCAcgaaaaatatacatatatatataaatatatttatatacatgaaCGAATCTTGTGGGTTGCGTGAGAAAAGAAGACCATATATCTACAGTCTGCAAATAATTACCGATCAATGAACAGTCTTAGTAAGAGAAAAAAGAGAACGAGAGAGAAAGATGCAGCCGGCGgttttaagttttaataaagAAATTTCCCATTTTCATCGTTAACTTATTAAAAATCTGATCAGTCGTCAGAGATTGGATGATGATACCGAGATATAGAGATTGGTAGATGGATGTTCATGACTTAACAAGATATTACATTATAAAATCTAATACTAAATTTATCCCAAAAAAATAGACCACATGATTCTTTAATCAATATACTACCTTAtgttagattaattttttttggcTTTTACGAAAGATAAGAAATGGAATAGCTTTCAAAACATGAAGATAAAATATTGTTCTGCTCAAATACTTACTTTGGCCAATTTATTTGCCCTCCTCGGTCTTAAACACACATGTGAATGTGAAGATGCATGATGATAGACCCAGAAACACAGAAATtgacacaataataataataataataataataataataataataataataattgttctCGAATGAAGTGTTACTCTTAGTTCCCGCAAAATTCAGAAATTGATGTCACATTAGTTTCATAAAGTAGTCTCACAAAGGAAACATATTCTATCGTACGTAATAAAATCACAAGAAAAATGCAACAAGCGATGTTaagattaaaaataattttatatgcTCTCCTTTGCGTTCGTACTAGCGTTGGTCAATGGCGGAGATGGTGGCTTTGGTGGTTGTTACGGCAGGGATGGTGGCAGAACTTCCGGGGCTGTCGTAGAATTATAGAAGAGGTATTCCTCATATCTAAATTTACAACTGGGGCCGAGTAGTTGTCCGCCtattttcccatcacaacatccCGGAATATACCCAAATGCATCATCCAAACAATTGTTGCAGTCCACCTGGGACAGTTCAGGTGTGCATTGCACAAGCCCATATATGGTTCTAAACCTTGGAGCTGTTGCATTTGCTGTAGCAAATTTTCGAAGAGAACCACCAGCCGCAGCTCGACTTTTCAAATTATCTAATAAGCTCCCAACAACATGGAAATATTCCTCCACAATATCAGAAGGCACGTTTTCGGTGTTATGATAAATTACGTTTGGCCTAGTTTCCACGACACCAAACAAGGAGCGGGGAGAGTAGCGCAACATACAAAAGTCGTACCATAGGACTGCCTCCTTCCGATTTGGGCAGCGCTCTGGGAGAACATATGTAGAGTCATTAAGACAGCTCCGGCAGACGTCGGGCTTGGTGTCTCCGCGGCATAGTCCGATTGCGTAAACTTGATCGGGTGATTTGCCGTAGGAGAGATGGTAAAAGCCGTAGCCGTTGTCGTTTTTGGAGCTGGGAAGTGTTGAGAGGAGGCGATTGAGGTTGTCATGGTAGATACTGTTAAGGGTGTAGTTACCTTTGTCATCAACACAAGCGGTGCTCTGAGCTGTGGCTTGTTGAGCGACGAAAATGAAGATTATTGAACAAAGGAGGGGAAGAACTACTGATGTGTTCATCGCCATCGATCGTGGTTGCTGGGATATATCTAGAGATAGATATGGTCTAGTCTAGTACTCAATAAACATGCTTTATCTCTTCATATAGTTTtacgtgtgtatatatatatggagtTTTTTAAAGTACGGATTTACTTTAACTTTCTTTAAATGTAAAATATCCTTAATTTAGTTAAAAGTTCAACAAGAATACTAGTCTTGTATTTTAATGAAGTTCTACTTGCATAGCTTAAGATCAAAGAGGCGAAAACAATTATCTTTCAGTTTGACTTATATATTAAAAGTAACACACCAAGACTACTATAGGTAGGGTATATTCAAAGTTGGTGTCTCTGAACCAACGCACGGATCATGTTCATTGATAAATTCGATCCATACCATTAATTCATTCTTCAATAGAGAACCACTTAATTCAACATCAATATTGTATAATTACTATGGAAAACTAACTTACGTTATATAGACCAGTTTTATATATCAACGTGTGAAACGTAGTATGGTCGTATGGACCGAGTTGAATATATAGCTTTGCGCACTACCGTCTTATAATTGAATTGAataaagaagagagaaaaatcaGTACCCTTGGCAATATTATTGTGAAATAATGCACAGAAAGTGGTCCCTATACTTTCTTTAGTGTGTGAAATAATGCACACAAAAGTGGTCCCTGTTATGGTGTGCGCAATAATGCAGATAGTGCTGATTTTTCAAATCTCTTTTTTGACTGCAAGTGTGCCATATGCTATCTTTTTGGTTTACAATGGTGCAAAGTTTTCTGTGTATACGGACTTAATTGGTCAAATTACTGTCATATATGAAAAAAGAGGGGCGCATAATTTGAACGAAACGCGGATTTATTTGGCTGCATTAATTATATTTGAGAATCTGAAGTGTAGAATAGACCCATTGCGTTTAATGATAAAAGTCAAGCTTCTAGAAAATAATAATGAGCATCTTTTTCTAATTTTGATATCCTTATTTATATATCcaattaacaatttttttttaaaaaaaattaataattatgtaTGCTCAAATTAACATACATAACTCATCAATAATAGCAATAAAGATAATTTTTTAGCTCatctttttttttggtaaataagAAGCTTCATTAAAAAACTAAACCAACATTACATCTTAAACAGCACCTGTGTATGGCCTGAATATACCCTTTAATCTATACAAGCTTTGAGTAAGTCTATTATAAAGATTCAAACCAATTCAAGTCAATGTTACTGACTTTTTTCGGCATGACACTCCTAACTCTATTTTTTACATCACTAACAATATTATGCACAATTATCTCTATCCTTTTCACCTGAAAAAGCCAAACAACTTCATTCCGTACTTTCCAAATATGATAGACCACCGCAGCCACAACAGCCGTATACACCATTTTCTGAAACTTACTCAAGTGAGCTCGAGAAATCCATCTCATGAGGCTGCTTAGTGTTTCAGTTTGGACAGCCCAGCGCATCTTCTCTTTCACCTGTTGCAAACATCTCTTACTAAAGTGACAATAAAAAAAAAGGTGAGCTATACTTTCATCATAAACATCACATAACAGACATACTGAGTTGTTCACCATCTGAAATCTCATTAATCTTTGCTTAGTTTTTAATCTGTCAAGCATGGCCATCCACAAAATgaaactattattattattataacgtATATTTGCAGCATAATTACCTAGTCCCACACATTACAGATCTGATACCCAGCCCAATCGTCCCATTCCCGCCCCTGCAACCCAGCGCCACCACCCATTTCACGACACCCAGTGCCACCACCATCACCTCCCAGTCGCCTCCGCTATCTTCCATGGTGTCTTCGGCAAAGATCGAGCATGGGTCTCATCTGAAACCCAGGTCCGCGACGTCGAAACTCCCGCCCACACCCATGCTTGGCGGCTTCATAGGCTCCAAATCTCTTAGCTCTCACCGAACCtgcttaagaagaagaagaaaagtacgggtgaaaggaagaaagaacgatttttatatttgattaattctcattttattttatttttttgttttaatttaaatttataactttaaatatatatagtttgtaaataaataggatttttatttaatttttagattgattttttttaatgtttttaattaatttatatattttttagttttatttttattttaaaagtaatttaaattattttttcgaatttaaaattaaattttaataatatattttaattggACCGATCACGAAGAGACACGTGTTGGTCCAATGAGCTCTAACAGAGATTAACAAATGTAACTTAATGAAATATTATTTTAGTGACT
This genomic interval from Humulus lupulus chromosome 8, drHumLupu1.1, whole genome shotgun sequence contains the following:
- the LOC133794300 gene encoding cysteine-rich receptor-like protein kinase 29; this encodes MAMNTSVVLPLLCSIIFIFVAQQATAQSTACVDDKGNYTLNSIYHDNLNRLLSTLPSSKNDNGYGFYHLSYGKSPDQVYAIGLCRGDTKPDVCRSCLNDSTYVLPERCPNRKEAVLWYDFCMLRYSPRSLFGVVETRPNVIYHNTENVPSDIVEEYFHVVGSLLDNLKSRAAAGGSLRKFATANATAPRFRTIYGLVQCTPELSQVDCNNCLDDAFGYIPGCCDGKIGGQLLGPSCKFRYEEYLFYNSTTAPEVLPPSLP